ATTTCTTCCTCTCTTTTCAATGAGACATTCCAAATCTGATTAGGGTCGCTCTAAACTGAATAGATAGCGCCCCTGCGCATTCGGCGTTCCTACTACCCGTAAGATATCTCTAATCGCTTGCGGTGAGTTAGCAGATGGCCTGAGGCTTCCCGCCAGCTTGTAGCCGACATCGGTTAATTGTAGCTCAAATTCAATACCCAACAGGTTGTTTTCGGGCATCTCAACGACCACGCTCCCCTCTCGACAACTTAAACTCACATCGTAGTCTCCGATCGGGTGCCACACGTCACCCACTCGTGTGCGGACATCAAATGCCGTGCCGCGTGCGCTAAGCGTGTTACATAGCTGCTGCCCTTGCTGATACTCGGTCAATTCGAGTGTAAATTCCCCCTGCACTGGCACCAAATTGGGAATATCCAGCCATCGGCTCGCCTTGCCAAGATCGCCTCGAACGATCCAATCTTCGAGACTTGCTCCGCCAAAACTGTAAGTCACATGACCATCGAGTGAAAACGGATTTAACTCGTGACGACCCACTTGCACCTGCGCTGCCAACTTGCCGGTGAACAATGCTAATGGGAATAGCTCGACCGAGACCGCTTGAAGTGAACGCTCTGCCATACCAATACTACCGAACTGTGGATGCCATAGCGTTCC
This genomic interval from Idiomarinaceae bacterium HL-53 contains the following:
- a CDS encoding general secretion pathway protein N, yielding MKLKLIIWLGVVYFIALMVMFPARLAVKIAPLPADVRLEQVTGTLWHPQFGSIGMAERSLQAVSVELFPLALFTGKLAAQVQVGRHELNPFSLDGHVTYSFGGASLEDWIVRGDLGKASRWLDIPNLVPVQGEFTLELTEYQQGQQLCNTLSARGTAFDVRTRVGDVWHPIGDYDVSLSCREGSVVVEMPENNLLGIEFELQLTDVGYKLAGSLRPSANSPQAIRDILRVVGTPNAQGRYLFSLERP